One window of the Burkholderia ubonensis subsp. mesacidophila genome contains the following:
- a CDS encoding LysR family transcriptional regulator: MNTSELLAFVTVVETGNITQAAARLNRVQSSISHRIRNLEDALDVTLLDRRTDGITPTAQGKILYDYALRIMDLVGDCKAKIAHSKGSQSSIRIGLIECLPPYIVNSLIDLSHDVDQDIDISIGNTINLVNAYENNEFDMVIVGSGFSAARHARVPLFSSELVVISEKKSPAIDRISVLDGEIFLLSSKKAASTRNFDLLFREGGITPRRVVECGSYPILFSSVSAGKGISLVLRCSIGRDVRDEIKIHDLRGRFNKFQVELLYRTDRPNLDSSKLRKMITSVFHDPRLLDVGY; encoded by the coding sequence GTGAACACCAGCGAACTTCTTGCCTTTGTCACCGTTGTGGAAACTGGGAACATCACCCAGGCAGCCGCCCGTCTGAATCGGGTGCAATCGAGCATTTCCCATCGCATCAGGAATCTGGAGGATGCGCTTGACGTCACCTTGCTGGACCGGCGCACCGATGGGATCACGCCCACTGCGCAAGGGAAAATACTCTACGACTATGCGCTCAGGATCATGGACCTCGTGGGCGATTGCAAAGCGAAAATTGCCCACTCCAAGGGCAGCCAGTCGAGCATCCGAATTGGACTGATCGAGTGCCTGCCGCCCTACATCGTCAACTCGCTGATAGATTTAAGTCACGATGTCGATCAGGACATCGATATTTCGATTGGAAACACAATCAACCTGGTCAACGCTTATGAAAATAATGAATTCGACATGGTCATCGTCGGCTCAGGATTTTCTGCCGCGCGTCATGCCCGGGTGCCGTTATTCTCGAGCGAGCTGGTTGTCATCAGCGAGAAAAAGTCGCCTGCCATCGATAGAATTTCCGTCCTCGATGGGGAAATTTTTTTGCTTAGCAGCAAAAAAGCCGCCTCGACGAGAAACTTCGATCTCCTGTTCCGGGAGGGCGGCATTACGCCCAGGCGGGTAGTCGAGTGCGGGTCCTATCCGATCCTGTTCTCGAGCGTGTCCGCCGGGAAGGGAATCTCGTTGGTGCTGCGTTGTTCAATCGGCCGAGACGTCCGCGACGAGATAAAGATCCATGATCTGCGCGGCCGGTTCAATAAGTTCCAGGTCGAGCTTTTGTATCGGACAGACCGCCCCAACCTGGACAGCTCCAAGCTCAGGAAGATGATCACGTCGGTTTTTCACGATCCGCGGCTGCTCGACGTCGGATACTGA
- a CDS encoding bifunctional 2-methylcitrate dehydratase/aconitate hydratase yields MANAEFDEVMRELVDYAYGQATFDDETLRLARFCLLDSIGCAIAASTDHDCTRLMSSAQFSKSSRGVPVIGTALRLGPIEAAFHIGSMIRWLEFNDTWLAQEWGHPSDNLGAILSAAAWRSLTHDEKQAVDMTTVLNTMIRAYEIHGVLCLTNCFNALGIDHVVLVKVASAIASAQILGLSKEQALSALSNAIIDGHSLRTYRHAPNAGTRKSWAAGDATARGMQLALFAQTGEMGYPTALTAPRWGFNDAVLRGQPFNLSRDLSDFVIKNILFKVPNPAEYHAQTAVEAAIRLRDRLAAAGFSPDRIEYVRVETTRPAVQIIDKSGPLKNSADRDHCLQYMIAVALRTGNLTIKDFHEPLASDSQLDALRLKISCTERASFTESYYDPEKRAIPNALYLKCDGMTEELSETIEYPLGHVRRRDECFDALLAKFHLNLSESPLRDRADMLADAVTSGSKLDRMSVVDLLKMFSCD; encoded by the coding sequence ATGGCGAATGCAGAATTTGATGAGGTGATGCGTGAGCTGGTCGACTATGCGTATGGCCAGGCCACGTTCGACGACGAGACGCTGCGCTTGGCGCGCTTTTGCCTGCTGGATTCGATCGGTTGCGCGATTGCCGCGTCGACCGATCACGACTGTACGAGGCTGATGAGCAGTGCGCAGTTCAGCAAGAGCAGTCGCGGCGTGCCTGTCATCGGTACGGCGCTGCGACTCGGGCCGATCGAGGCGGCCTTTCACATCGGTTCGATGATCCGCTGGCTGGAGTTCAACGACACCTGGCTTGCCCAGGAATGGGGACATCCGTCCGACAACCTGGGGGCGATCCTGTCGGCCGCCGCGTGGCGCAGCCTGACGCACGATGAGAAACAGGCCGTCGATATGACGACCGTGCTGAATACGATGATCCGCGCGTATGAGATTCATGGCGTGCTGTGCCTGACGAACTGCTTCAACGCGCTGGGCATCGATCACGTCGTGCTGGTGAAGGTGGCGTCCGCGATCGCCTCGGCCCAGATCCTTGGCTTGTCGAAGGAGCAGGCGCTGAGCGCGCTGTCCAACGCCATCATTGATGGCCATTCGCTCAGAACCTACCGGCATGCGCCTAACGCGGGCACGCGCAAGTCCTGGGCCGCTGGGGACGCGACGGCACGTGGCATGCAGCTGGCGTTGTTCGCGCAAACCGGCGAAATGGGGTATCCGACGGCGCTGACCGCGCCGCGGTGGGGATTCAACGACGCGGTGCTTCGGGGCCAGCCGTTCAACCTGTCGCGCGATCTGTCGGATTTCGTGATCAAGAATATCCTGTTCAAGGTTCCCAATCCCGCGGAGTACCACGCGCAAACGGCCGTGGAGGCTGCTATCCGGCTTCGGGACCGGCTGGCCGCGGCGGGCTTTTCTCCCGACCGTATTGAATATGTGCGGGTGGAAACCACGCGCCCGGCCGTGCAGATCATCGACAAGTCGGGTCCGCTGAAGAATTCGGCCGATCGCGATCATTGTCTCCAGTACATGATCGCCGTTGCGCTTCGCACCGGAAACCTGACGATCAAGGACTTTCACGAGCCGCTCGCGTCCGACTCGCAGCTGGATGCATTGAGACTGAAGATTTCCTGCACCGAACGCGCCTCCTTTACCGAGAGCTACTACGACCCCGAGAAACGCGCGATACCCAACGCGCTCTATCTGAAGTGCGACGGGATGACGGAAGAGCTGTCGGAGACCATCGAATATCCGCTTGGCCATGTTCGGCGCCGGGATGAATGCTTCGACGCGCTGCTCGCGAAATTCCACCTGAATCTGTCGGAAAGCCCGCTTCGCGACAGGGCGGACATGCTGGCCGATGCCGTGACTTCAGGATCGAAGCTCGATCGCATGTCCGTGGTGGACCTGCTGAAGATGTTC